A portion of the Doryrhamphus excisus isolate RoL2022-K1 chromosome 20, RoL_Dexc_1.0, whole genome shotgun sequence genome contains these proteins:
- the washc2c gene encoding WASH complex subunit 2 isoform X1, whose product MNGMPDGMANGPNGSDHIGKDAQVWERPWSLEEIRHSSANWSLAADSGLLLFLQDFSQRMLSKTHEIEKQLDSLIRDTKATDSSLHSVFNDFLMLSNTQFIENRVYDDEVEEPIPKTDAVEKQPEQKTREQKEAELIPKMQEAVNYGLKVLESAFEHLDIKAGNSDSEDEEANDRGGAILEPKDLYVDRPLPFLIGSQAFMEQDDVGLGDLSSDEMSVDSERDSVIESDDGKDADNSDDEFMQETDDGLHSMKKKSSMLSYEEDEDDDEDSDIFGESDKDEDDAKSTGPPTFADELAARIKSELVSKPTGDRASLSSKKKAKGRKGSKPPNSDAAADDDSDDMFKPPKMDDDDFSPFGGKSGLFSGGRGLFDDDDEGDLFSEAPKPKPVSKEEKSVKENIRKNTQTAESSDKHGKKIPPGAVSIFPENSLFNTVDDVTKNSENEAPTSKTHVHSKPSPIPSGGVGGLFDEDYDDDDDFFGGKSQKTSSTAAEEKPKPPKALGLFDEDDEDGDIFSEKYSASTPAQNKKVEETVKPSEKNIPAGAISMFGPGTKSLLNEALMRRQPSTTSEESENSEKNGLVPDAVPTVSQTPKSMTSSLFSDDEDTQVFPTIPKSQSNPDTTSQIKISQHHVSLFDDDDEEDLFASASKSKPQAAKTVTPQPSSAISSSLFSDGEDQWISPKVNVTKQENKTGGMKPSASAPTSLLSVTPSQKSSLFDEDEDDLFAPVKESSQKKPQRVSLLFEEEDDEDDSGSLFGIKPNNTNTADQPRLQQASDAKKKVPEKPSVPEKTTLKAAGTLLSSLESSDSKKKPVGAVSLFGGIDVLANKQTRSMLDEDDNVPPPNIKTQEKVKPNTLSLFDDDDEEDKPALFVTSSKPTARDAPKPVEEQSQAKSTGVFLDEELLFSSTQQKDNDPDVDLFATSDKTTGTKLSSVKPATPSLFSEDEDDDLFSSNKARSPPPRVAEKPSISNDRASLVSPDPESVSDMQKPAPSPVKPKEPSSRIGKLQASLKINPNVLLPGSVPIMPGAVSVLPGLDPSSSSGVSSSSISPSPATTPVGAQTDIEGSVSFDTPLQASTLQSAHKSRVKGSVHRRPQSRVARQQAAQRSIEEQEEIRGGHLSESNPSLSSPDDSSQTPTPQITESNTSLPDTLPSQPQPTQISTKPSLPTSPLSTNAKKQDSRNHSQGKVLPSFEEGDLFGSDSLFGSISFANTPATKPTNTTNVQHRADTEAVKEDKSNLPSIFDDNSDDLFQKVTSTSKAAKVSAFLEDDDDEDIFGVNSMSTSSSNSVIKSSKSFSKQDIFEDDVVTTLPKVRKKDKDKPIDFSLFDDNIDIFADLTDSFTPKQKTRTKGATTSIFDDDTDDIFTPSTVKTATKAPPKSKIPPPSQESSTASHSSNIFDDPLNALGSN is encoded by the exons TCAAAGAATGCTGTCCAAGACGCATGAGATAGAAAAGCAGTTGGACAGTTTGATCCGAGACACCAAGGCCACAGACAGCAGCTTGCACTCGGTCTTCAATGACTTCCTTATGCTCTCCAATACACAGTTCATAGAAAAC AGAGTTTATGACGACGAGGTAGAGGAGCCCATTCCAAAGACGGATGCTGTGGAGAAGCAGCCTGAACAG AAAACTCGAGAGCAGAAGGAAGCCGAGTTGATCCCTAAGATGCAGGAAGCAGTGAATTACGGTTTAAAAGTGCTGGAGTCGGCCTTTGAGCACCTGGACATCAAAGCGGGAAACTCTGACTCAGAGGATGAGGAGGCTAACGACCGAGGCGGAGCAATACTGGAACCCAAG GATCTCTACGTGGATAGACCTCTTCCTTTCCTGATTGGCTCCCAGGCTTTCATGGAACAAGATGACGTTGGCCTTGGTGACCTGTCTAGTGATG AAATGTCAGTGGACAGCGAGAGAGACAGTGTCATTGAAAGCGATGATGGCAAAGATGCAGAT AATTCAGATGATGAGTTTATGCAGGAGACGGATGATGGCCTCCATAGTATGAAGAAG AAATCATCTATGTTGAGTTatgaggaggatgaagacgacGATGAAGATTCTGATATATTTGGAGAGTCGGACAAGGATGAAGATGATGCAAAG AGCACAGGCCCACCAACCTTTGCTGACGAGCTGGCCGCCAGGATCAAAAGTGAACTGGTTAGCAAACCAACAGGAGATCGAGCCT CATTATCATCAAAGAAGAAAGCTAAAGGCAGAAAAGGGTCAAAGCCTCCAAACTCAGATG CAGCTGCTGACGACGACAGTGATGACATGTTTAAACCTCCaaagatggatgatgatgacttCTCCCCATTTGGAGGCAAAAGTGGTCTCTTCAGTGGGGGGAGAGGCCTCTTTGACGATGACGATGAG GGTGATTTGTTCTCTGAGGCACCAAAACCCAAACCTGTGTCCAAAGAAGAGAAGTctgtgaaggaaaacatcagAAAAAACACTCAAACTGCAG AATCCTCTGACAAACATGGCAAGAAAATTCCACCTGGTGCCGTTTCGATATTTCCAG AAAACAGCCTTTTTAATACAGTGGATGACGTGACGAAGAACAGTGAAAATGAAGCTCCAACAAGTAAGACCCATGTCCACTCCAAACCGAGTCCTATCCCATCTGGAGGTGTAGGAGGGTTGTTTGATGAAgattatgatgatgacgacgacttttttggtggaaaaagccaaaaaacatCTTCCACCG CTGCAGAGGAAAAACCCAAACCTCCAAAAGCCCTTGGACTTTTTGATGAAGACGACGAGGATGGTGACATATTTAGTGAAAAGTACAGTGCCTCAACCCCAgctcaaaacaagaaggtggaaGAGACGGTCAAGCCATCAGAGAAGAAT ATTCCTGCAGGGGCCATCTCTATGTTTGGTCCCGGGACTAAAAGCTTACTGAATGAGGCCCTGATGAGACGTCAGCCGTCCACCACCAGTGAGGAGTCTGAAAACTCGGAAAAG AATGGGCTGGTTCCAGATGCTGTACCAACTGTCAGTCAGACCCCAAAATCCATGACAAGTAGCCTTTTCTCAGATGATGAAGACACACAG GTATTTCCAACTATTCCCAAGAGTCAGTCCAATCCTGACACAACAAGCCAGATCAAAATCAGCCAGCATCATGTGTCGttatttgatgatgatgatgaagag GATCTATTTGCGTCTGCATCAAAATCTAAACCTCAGGCAGCTAAAACCGTCACACCACAGCCCAGTTCAGCTATCTCTAGCTCTCTTTTTAGTGATGGTGAG GACCAATGGATAAGCCCCAAAGTGAATGTCACCAAGCAGGAGAATAAGACGGGTGGAATGAAACCAAGTGCCAGTGCCCCCACCAGCCTCTTGAGTGTCACACCATCGCAGAAAAGCAGCCTAtttgatgaagatgaggatgacCTGTTTGCTCCAGTAAAAGAATCAAG tcagaagaaaCCACAGAGGGTTTCTCTTTTGtttgaggaagaggatgatgaagatgatagCGGCTCGCTGTTTGGGATTAAACcgaacaacacaaacacagcagatCAA CCCAGATTGCAACAGGCATCGGATGCTAAGAAGAAGGTGCCGGAGAAACCGTCAGTGCCGGAGAAAACGACATTAAAGGCCGCTGGGACGCTACTGTCATCACTTGAGAGCAGTGATAGTAAAAAGAAGCCTGTTGGAGCCGTCAGCCTGTTTGGGGGCATTGACGTTCTTGCCAACAAGCAAACAAGAAGCATGTTGGATGAAGATGATAACGTCCCGCCACCAAACATTAAGACGCAGGAGAAAGTCAAACCAAATACTCTCAGTctgtttgatgatgatgacgaagaGGACAAGCCTGCTCTATTTGTCACCTCCAGTAAACCTACAGCCAGAGATGCTCCAAAG CCTGTTGAGGAGCAATCGCAGGCAAAAAGCACCGGTGTGTTCCTGGATGAGGAGCTGTTGTTTAGTTCCACCCAGCAGAAGGACAATGATCCAGATGTTGACCTATTTGCCACCTCGGACAAAACGACA GGCACAAAGCTCAGCTCAGTGAAGCCGGCGACACCAAGTCTATTCTCAGAGGATGAGGACGATGACCTCTTCAGTTCCAACAAGGCCAGAAGTCCTCCCCCG AGAGTTGCAGAGAAACCCAGTATATCTAATGACAGAGCATCGCTCGTCAGTCCAGATCCTGAATCCGTTTCAGATATGCAG AAACCTGCACCAAGCCCTGTAAAACCTAAAGAGCCGTCATCAAGGATTGGCAAACTtcaa GCAAGTCTGAAGATCAACCCCAATGTGTTGCTCCCTGGTTCAGTCCCCATTATGCCTGGGGCTGTGAGCGTGCTCCCTGGTCTGGATCCCAGTTCGTCTTCTGGGGTATCCAGCTCTAGTATTAGCCCCAGCCCTGCTACAACTCCTGTTGGAGCCCAGACCGACATTGAAGGGTCAGTGAGCTTCGACACGCCTCTCCAGGCTTCCACTTTGCAGAGTGCACACAAG AGTCGCGTCAAAGGTTCTGTACATCGAAGACCTCAGTCCAGAGTAGCAAGACAGCAAGCTGCTCAAAGATCCATAGAGGAGCAAGAAGAGATCCGTGGTGGACACCTCTCTGAGTCTAACCCCAGTTTGTCATCTCCAGACGACTCAAGCCAGACTCCCACTCCTCAGATTACAGAATCAAACACATCCTTGCCTGACACTCTACCGTCTCAACCTCAACCAACTCAAATCTCCACCAAGCCCTCTCTCCCAACATCACCTCTATCCACAAATGCAAAGAAGCAAGACTCTCGTAACCACAGCCAAGGCAAAGTGTTGCCTTCCTTTGAGGAGGGCGACCTTTTTGGTTCTGACAGCCTTTTTGGATCCATCTCTTTCGCAAATACTCCTGCCACCAAACCCACAAACACCACTAACGTCCAACATCGTGCAGACACTGAAGCAGTCAAGGAAGATAAAAGCAATCTCCCATCTATTTTTGATGACAACAGTGATGACCTCTTCCAAAAGGTGACATCAACTTCGAAGGCAGCCAAGGTTTCAGCCTTTTTAGAAGATGACGACGATGAGGACATCTTTGGAGTAAACTCAATGTCCACGTCCTCCAGTAATAGCGTCATCAAGAGTAGCAAAAGCTTTTCAAAGCAGGACATTTTTGAG GATGACGTAGTAACCACTTTGCCAAAAGTCCGCAAGAAGGACAAAGACAAGCCCATTGATTTCAGCCTGTTTGATGACAACATTGACATCTTTGCTGACCTGACAGACTCTTTTACACCAAAACAGAAGACGAGGACAAAGGGAGCAACCACGTCCATATTTGATGACGACACAG ATGATATCTTCACACCAAGCACAGTCAAAACTGCCACAAAGGCTCCGCCCAAGTCAAAGATTCCGCCCCCCTCCCAGGAGAGCAGCACAGCATCACACTCAAGCAACATATTTGATGATCCACTTAATGCTCTTGGTAGCAATTGA
- the washc2c gene encoding WASH complex subunit 2 isoform X5, whose protein sequence is MNGMPDGMANGPNGSDHIGKDAQVWERPWSLEEIRHSSANWSLAADSGLLLFLQDFSQRMLSKTHEIEKQLDSLIRDTKATDSSLHSVFNDFLMLSNTQFIENRVYDDEVEEPIPKTDAVEKQPEQKTREQKEAELIPKMQEAVNYGLKVLESAFEHLDIKAGNSDSEDEEANDRGGAILEPKDLYVDRPLPFLIGSQAFMEQDDVGLGDLSSDEMSVDSERDSVIESDDGKDADNSDDEFMQETDDGLHSMKKKSSMLSYEEDEDDDEDSDIFGESDKDEDDAKSTGPPTFADELAARIKSELVSKPTGDRASLSSKKKAKGRKGSKPPNSDAAADDDSDDMFKPPKMDDDDFSPFGGKSGLFSGGRGLFDDDDEGDLFSEAPKPKPVSKEEKSVKENIRKNTQTAENSLFNTVDDVTKNSENEAPTSKTHVHSKPSPIPSGGVGGLFDEDYDDDDDFFGGKSQKTSSTAAEEKPKPPKALGLFDEDDEDGDIFSEKYSASTPAQNKKVEETVKPSEKNIPAGAISMFGPGTKSLLNEALMRRQPSTTSEESENSEKNGLVPDAVPTVSQTPKSMTSSLFSDDEDTQVFPTIPKSQSNPDTTSQIKISQHHVSLFDDDDEEDLFASASKSKPQAAKTVTPQPSSAISSSLFSDGEDQWISPKVNVTKQENKTGGMKPSASAPTSLLSVTPSQKSSLFDEDEDDLFAPVKESSQKKPQRVSLLFEEEDDEDDSGSLFGIKPNNTNTADQPRLQQASDAKKKVPEKPSVPEKTTLKAAGTLLSSLESSDSKKKPVGAVSLFGGIDVLANKQTRSMLDEDDNVPPPNIKTQEKVKPNTLSLFDDDDEEDKPALFVTSSKPTARDAPKPVEEQSQAKSTGVFLDEELLFSSTQQKDNDPDVDLFATSDKTTGTKLSSVKPATPSLFSEDEDDDLFSSNKARSPPPRVAEKPSISNDRASLVSPDPESVSDMQKPAPSPVKPKEPSSRIGKLQASLKINPNVLLPGSVPIMPGAVSVLPGLDPSSSSGVSSSSISPSPATTPVGAQTDIEGSVSFDTPLQASTLQSAHKSRVKGSVHRRPQSRVARQQAAQRSIEEQEEIRGGHLSESNPSLSSPDDSSQTPTPQITESNTSLPDTLPSQPQPTQISTKPSLPTSPLSTNAKKQDSRNHSQGKVLPSFEEGDLFGSDSLFGSISFANTPATKPTNTTNVQHRADTEAVKEDKSNLPSIFDDNSDDLFQKVTSTSKAAKVSAFLEDDDDEDIFGVNSMSTSSSNSVIKSSKSFSKQDIFEDDVVTTLPKVRKKDKDKPIDFSLFDDNIDIFADLTDSFTPKQKTRTKGATTSIFDDDTDDIFTPSTVKTATKAPPKSKIPPPSQESSTASHSSNIFDDPLNALGSN, encoded by the exons TCAAAGAATGCTGTCCAAGACGCATGAGATAGAAAAGCAGTTGGACAGTTTGATCCGAGACACCAAGGCCACAGACAGCAGCTTGCACTCGGTCTTCAATGACTTCCTTATGCTCTCCAATACACAGTTCATAGAAAAC AGAGTTTATGACGACGAGGTAGAGGAGCCCATTCCAAAGACGGATGCTGTGGAGAAGCAGCCTGAACAG AAAACTCGAGAGCAGAAGGAAGCCGAGTTGATCCCTAAGATGCAGGAAGCAGTGAATTACGGTTTAAAAGTGCTGGAGTCGGCCTTTGAGCACCTGGACATCAAAGCGGGAAACTCTGACTCAGAGGATGAGGAGGCTAACGACCGAGGCGGAGCAATACTGGAACCCAAG GATCTCTACGTGGATAGACCTCTTCCTTTCCTGATTGGCTCCCAGGCTTTCATGGAACAAGATGACGTTGGCCTTGGTGACCTGTCTAGTGATG AAATGTCAGTGGACAGCGAGAGAGACAGTGTCATTGAAAGCGATGATGGCAAAGATGCAGAT AATTCAGATGATGAGTTTATGCAGGAGACGGATGATGGCCTCCATAGTATGAAGAAG AAATCATCTATGTTGAGTTatgaggaggatgaagacgacGATGAAGATTCTGATATATTTGGAGAGTCGGACAAGGATGAAGATGATGCAAAG AGCACAGGCCCACCAACCTTTGCTGACGAGCTGGCCGCCAGGATCAAAAGTGAACTGGTTAGCAAACCAACAGGAGATCGAGCCT CATTATCATCAAAGAAGAAAGCTAAAGGCAGAAAAGGGTCAAAGCCTCCAAACTCAGATG CAGCTGCTGACGACGACAGTGATGACATGTTTAAACCTCCaaagatggatgatgatgacttCTCCCCATTTGGAGGCAAAAGTGGTCTCTTCAGTGGGGGGAGAGGCCTCTTTGACGATGACGATGAG GGTGATTTGTTCTCTGAGGCACCAAAACCCAAACCTGTGTCCAAAGAAGAGAAGTctgtgaaggaaaacatcagAAAAAACACTCAAACTGCAG AAAACAGCCTTTTTAATACAGTGGATGACGTGACGAAGAACAGTGAAAATGAAGCTCCAACAAGTAAGACCCATGTCCACTCCAAACCGAGTCCTATCCCATCTGGAGGTGTAGGAGGGTTGTTTGATGAAgattatgatgatgacgacgacttttttggtggaaaaagccaaaaaacatCTTCCACCG CTGCAGAGGAAAAACCCAAACCTCCAAAAGCCCTTGGACTTTTTGATGAAGACGACGAGGATGGTGACATATTTAGTGAAAAGTACAGTGCCTCAACCCCAgctcaaaacaagaaggtggaaGAGACGGTCAAGCCATCAGAGAAGAAT ATTCCTGCAGGGGCCATCTCTATGTTTGGTCCCGGGACTAAAAGCTTACTGAATGAGGCCCTGATGAGACGTCAGCCGTCCACCACCAGTGAGGAGTCTGAAAACTCGGAAAAG AATGGGCTGGTTCCAGATGCTGTACCAACTGTCAGTCAGACCCCAAAATCCATGACAAGTAGCCTTTTCTCAGATGATGAAGACACACAG GTATTTCCAACTATTCCCAAGAGTCAGTCCAATCCTGACACAACAAGCCAGATCAAAATCAGCCAGCATCATGTGTCGttatttgatgatgatgatgaagag GATCTATTTGCGTCTGCATCAAAATCTAAACCTCAGGCAGCTAAAACCGTCACACCACAGCCCAGTTCAGCTATCTCTAGCTCTCTTTTTAGTGATGGTGAG GACCAATGGATAAGCCCCAAAGTGAATGTCACCAAGCAGGAGAATAAGACGGGTGGAATGAAACCAAGTGCCAGTGCCCCCACCAGCCTCTTGAGTGTCACACCATCGCAGAAAAGCAGCCTAtttgatgaagatgaggatgacCTGTTTGCTCCAGTAAAAGAATCAAG tcagaagaaaCCACAGAGGGTTTCTCTTTTGtttgaggaagaggatgatgaagatgatagCGGCTCGCTGTTTGGGATTAAACcgaacaacacaaacacagcagatCAA CCCAGATTGCAACAGGCATCGGATGCTAAGAAGAAGGTGCCGGAGAAACCGTCAGTGCCGGAGAAAACGACATTAAAGGCCGCTGGGACGCTACTGTCATCACTTGAGAGCAGTGATAGTAAAAAGAAGCCTGTTGGAGCCGTCAGCCTGTTTGGGGGCATTGACGTTCTTGCCAACAAGCAAACAAGAAGCATGTTGGATGAAGATGATAACGTCCCGCCACCAAACATTAAGACGCAGGAGAAAGTCAAACCAAATACTCTCAGTctgtttgatgatgatgacgaagaGGACAAGCCTGCTCTATTTGTCACCTCCAGTAAACCTACAGCCAGAGATGCTCCAAAG CCTGTTGAGGAGCAATCGCAGGCAAAAAGCACCGGTGTGTTCCTGGATGAGGAGCTGTTGTTTAGTTCCACCCAGCAGAAGGACAATGATCCAGATGTTGACCTATTTGCCACCTCGGACAAAACGACA GGCACAAAGCTCAGCTCAGTGAAGCCGGCGACACCAAGTCTATTCTCAGAGGATGAGGACGATGACCTCTTCAGTTCCAACAAGGCCAGAAGTCCTCCCCCG AGAGTTGCAGAGAAACCCAGTATATCTAATGACAGAGCATCGCTCGTCAGTCCAGATCCTGAATCCGTTTCAGATATGCAG AAACCTGCACCAAGCCCTGTAAAACCTAAAGAGCCGTCATCAAGGATTGGCAAACTtcaa GCAAGTCTGAAGATCAACCCCAATGTGTTGCTCCCTGGTTCAGTCCCCATTATGCCTGGGGCTGTGAGCGTGCTCCCTGGTCTGGATCCCAGTTCGTCTTCTGGGGTATCCAGCTCTAGTATTAGCCCCAGCCCTGCTACAACTCCTGTTGGAGCCCAGACCGACATTGAAGGGTCAGTGAGCTTCGACACGCCTCTCCAGGCTTCCACTTTGCAGAGTGCACACAAG AGTCGCGTCAAAGGTTCTGTACATCGAAGACCTCAGTCCAGAGTAGCAAGACAGCAAGCTGCTCAAAGATCCATAGAGGAGCAAGAAGAGATCCGTGGTGGACACCTCTCTGAGTCTAACCCCAGTTTGTCATCTCCAGACGACTCAAGCCAGACTCCCACTCCTCAGATTACAGAATCAAACACATCCTTGCCTGACACTCTACCGTCTCAACCTCAACCAACTCAAATCTCCACCAAGCCCTCTCTCCCAACATCACCTCTATCCACAAATGCAAAGAAGCAAGACTCTCGTAACCACAGCCAAGGCAAAGTGTTGCCTTCCTTTGAGGAGGGCGACCTTTTTGGTTCTGACAGCCTTTTTGGATCCATCTCTTTCGCAAATACTCCTGCCACCAAACCCACAAACACCACTAACGTCCAACATCGTGCAGACACTGAAGCAGTCAAGGAAGATAAAAGCAATCTCCCATCTATTTTTGATGACAACAGTGATGACCTCTTCCAAAAGGTGACATCAACTTCGAAGGCAGCCAAGGTTTCAGCCTTTTTAGAAGATGACGACGATGAGGACATCTTTGGAGTAAACTCAATGTCCACGTCCTCCAGTAATAGCGTCATCAAGAGTAGCAAAAGCTTTTCAAAGCAGGACATTTTTGAG GATGACGTAGTAACCACTTTGCCAAAAGTCCGCAAGAAGGACAAAGACAAGCCCATTGATTTCAGCCTGTTTGATGACAACATTGACATCTTTGCTGACCTGACAGACTCTTTTACACCAAAACAGAAGACGAGGACAAAGGGAGCAACCACGTCCATATTTGATGACGACACAG ATGATATCTTCACACCAAGCACAGTCAAAACTGCCACAAAGGCTCCGCCCAAGTCAAAGATTCCGCCCCCCTCCCAGGAGAGCAGCACAGCATCACACTCAAGCAACATATTTGATGATCCACTTAATGCTCTTGGTAGCAATTGA